One stretch of Saccharomonospora xinjiangensis XJ-54 DNA includes these proteins:
- a CDS encoding cation-translocating P-type ATPase, which yields MRVLGLPLPDPLSLVGTAVGTAQGVASLVTTPRRYVRTSPGRLFVEVHGVQGSGRGKVARRVEETVESHPRVLWARVNGPTSRLVVTVADPPPDPKEIVALVRQAESMPVSIEDEVAEEESHHPAEGVKGTQVVPTLAVDALGLFISAITRIGRWAPLPPEVAGVLTAIDHHPALKERINRRAHGPTRAGSRMAMAGALAQGLAAGNEGILLDVVSRAGEWQEAHAVERAWSAVEERVVTSPESVAAKTRPTERPAPAPASEADRYAHRALATGALAGLSSAPFMGPRRALALGLATLPKPVEVGRSAFGSALGTTIARRGAIVMERSVLRRMDAIDAVVLDTPGLRTGALSLSALVPVKGADKKAIAEVAWRLFSSADPDGVAEDGEWWLGPTEGRDLEGPHGGKESAKALRQGASRVVGLGRGRRLQAVAGLNPESLPDTDLLTVAARRSGLPVYETEDPRGTVHELQERGHRVLCVSDSRRALSVADCGVGVFADGERPPWGAHVLVGTDLLTAAVLIEAVGAMRTVTTHSIRIAQAASAVGMISVLRGGVSNPTTRALRPVNAGAAIALFNARRHAMRLREPSCAAGLSTATVPWHTMPATVVRERLGSGERGLTDEEVERRAAARSTRRVGGTTLGSAFIAELANPLTPVMAGGAAVAAAVGSPVDAALVVAVVGLSALIGSVQQVRAERELAELLSRSAVSARVVRSGTERVVTADDLVPGDLVMVDAGDVVPADCRLVESTGLELDESSLTGESLPVAKDAAPVVASEVADRSSMVYEGTTVATGQGRAVVVAVGNDTEAGRSMTIAREGAPTTGVEARLTELTEKSLPLAAGSAAAVAGAGLLRGIPLRESLSAAVNLAIASVPEGLPFMVNAAQLAAARRLAEHRALVRNPRSIEALGRVDVLCFDKTGTLTEGRLTVSEVDDGRLRSTMDVPRDLRPVLASALRATPHAEEPGTLPHATDRAVAEAGARLGLTTATGAPGWEEVSTAPFESSRGLHATIGRTGDGLLLSVKGAPEEVLSRCDLGGKARKRLASRLRALAATGHRVLAVAERPLKDVIDLRDPDSVRGLEFRGFLGIADPVRDSAAPAAARLRSAGVQIVMLTGDHPATGEAIAAEISGHDDLTVVTGADLDELDEDGLRELLPNVDVIARCTPAHKVRIVEAYRALGKTVAMTGDGANDAPAIRLADVGIALGERGTPAARAAADLVVTDDRLETIIAALVEGRAMWASVRSALGVLLGGNLGEIAFTVLGATVSGRSPLGARQLLLVNMLTDLVPSMAIALRRPDGASAETSLVEGPESSLGTPLYREIGVRAATTAAGATTAWALARITGRRQRAGTVALAALVATQLGQTLVTGRRNPSVVASGVGSAAVLAAVIQTPGLSQFFGCTPLGPLGWGIALSSATAATAAGAFAGMR from the coding sequence ATGCGTGTGCTCGGCCTTCCGCTGCCCGACCCGTTGTCCCTCGTGGGTACCGCCGTCGGTACCGCTCAGGGGGTGGCATCGCTGGTCACCACACCTCGACGGTATGTGAGGACCAGCCCCGGCCGTCTGTTCGTCGAGGTCCACGGCGTGCAGGGATCGGGAAGGGGCAAGGTGGCCCGACGGGTCGAGGAGACCGTCGAGTCGCACCCTCGGGTGCTGTGGGCGCGGGTGAACGGGCCGACGTCGCGGCTCGTCGTGACGGTCGCCGACCCGCCGCCGGACCCGAAGGAGATCGTCGCCCTCGTCAGGCAGGCGGAATCCATGCCGGTGTCGATCGAGGACGAGGTCGCCGAGGAGGAGTCGCACCATCCCGCGGAAGGAGTGAAGGGCACCCAGGTCGTCCCGACGCTGGCCGTTGACGCGCTCGGGCTGTTCATCTCCGCGATCACCCGGATCGGCCGGTGGGCCCCGCTTCCGCCGGAGGTGGCGGGTGTGCTCACGGCCATCGACCACCACCCCGCGCTGAAGGAACGGATCAACAGGCGCGCACACGGCCCCACCCGCGCGGGATCGCGCATGGCGATGGCGGGGGCGCTCGCGCAGGGGCTCGCCGCAGGTAACGAGGGAATCCTGCTCGACGTCGTCTCGCGTGCGGGGGAGTGGCAGGAGGCCCACGCGGTCGAACGGGCCTGGTCCGCCGTCGAGGAGCGGGTCGTGACCAGCCCGGAATCGGTCGCGGCGAAGACAAGGCCCACCGAGCGGCCTGCTCCCGCACCCGCCAGTGAGGCGGATCGGTATGCGCACAGGGCACTTGCCACGGGGGCACTGGCCGGTCTCTCGTCGGCGCCCTTCATGGGGCCGCGCAGGGCGCTGGCGCTCGGCCTCGCGACCCTGCCCAAGCCGGTCGAGGTGGGCAGGTCGGCGTTCGGGAGCGCACTCGGCACCACGATCGCGCGGCGCGGAGCCATCGTCATGGAACGCTCCGTGCTGCGCAGGATGGACGCCATCGACGCCGTCGTGCTCGACACGCCGGGCCTTCGCACCGGCGCTCTCTCGCTGTCCGCGCTCGTTCCGGTCAAGGGCGCCGACAAGAAGGCCATCGCGGAGGTGGCGTGGCGGCTCTTCTCCTCAGCAGACCCGGACGGTGTCGCCGAGGACGGTGAGTGGTGGCTCGGGCCGACGGAAGGCCGTGACCTCGAAGGGCCGCACGGCGGCAAGGAGAGCGCCAAGGCGCTTCGCCAGGGCGCCAGCCGGGTCGTCGGCCTCGGGCGGGGGAGAAGGCTTCAGGCGGTGGCCGGGCTCAACCCGGAGTCCCTGCCCGACACGGACCTGCTCACCGTGGCCGCGCGGCGCAGCGGCCTTCCCGTGTACGAGACCGAGGACCCCCGGGGCACCGTGCACGAGTTGCAGGAACGCGGACACCGGGTGCTGTGCGTGTCCGACTCCCGAAGGGCGCTCAGCGTGGCCGACTGTGGTGTCGGTGTGTTCGCCGACGGCGAGCGACCTCCGTGGGGCGCCCACGTCCTGGTGGGAACCGACCTGCTGACAGCGGCCGTTCTGATCGAGGCCGTCGGTGCGATGAGGACGGTGACCACTCACAGCATCCGCATCGCGCAGGCGGCCTCGGCGGTGGGGATGATCTCGGTGCTGCGCGGTGGCGTCTCGAATCCGACGACCAGGGCTTTGCGCCCGGTCAACGCCGGAGCCGCGATCGCGTTGTTCAACGCACGCAGGCACGCCATGCGGCTGCGCGAGCCGAGTTGCGCGGCCGGTCTGAGTACCGCGACCGTGCCGTGGCACACGATGCCCGCGACGGTGGTGCGTGAGCGGCTCGGTTCCGGTGAGCGTGGCCTGACCGACGAGGAAGTCGAACGGAGGGCTGCCGCACGCAGCACCCGGCGGGTGGGCGGCACCACGCTGGGCAGCGCGTTCATCGCCGAACTGGCGAACCCGCTCACCCCGGTGATGGCGGGCGGTGCGGCAGTGGCCGCCGCCGTCGGTTCCCCTGTTGACGCCGCTCTTGTGGTGGCCGTCGTCGGGCTTTCGGCGCTGATCGGCAGCGTCCAGCAGGTCAGGGCCGAGCGGGAACTGGCGGAGTTGCTGAGCCGTTCCGCCGTGAGTGCCAGGGTCGTGAGGAGTGGGACGGAGCGGGTGGTCACCGCCGACGATCTCGTGCCGGGCGATCTCGTGATGGTGGACGCGGGTGACGTGGTGCCAGCCGATTGCAGGCTGGTCGAGTCCACGGGGCTGGAGTTGGACGAGTCGTCCCTCACCGGCGAGTCGCTGCCCGTTGCCAAGGACGCGGCTCCCGTGGTGGCCTCGGAGGTCGCCGATCGGTCGTCCATGGTGTACGAGGGCACGACTGTCGCGACAGGACAGGGCAGGGCCGTGGTCGTCGCGGTCGGCAACGACACGGAGGCCGGGCGCAGCATGACGATCGCGCGGGAGGGCGCGCCGACCACGGGTGTGGAGGCGCGGCTGACCGAGTTGACCGAGAAGAGTCTTCCGCTGGCCGCGGGGTCGGCGGCGGCGGTCGCGGGAGCCGGTCTGCTGCGTGGCATCCCGCTGCGCGAGAGCCTGAGCGCGGCGGTCAACCTGGCCATCGCCTCCGTTCCGGAGGGACTGCCGTTCATGGTCAACGCGGCACAGCTCGCCGCGGCGCGCAGGCTGGCCGAACACCGCGCCCTCGTGCGGAATCCTCGCAGTATCGAGGCACTGGGCCGGGTCGATGTCCTCTGCTTCGACAAGACGGGAACCCTGACCGAGGGCAGGCTCACCGTCAGCGAGGTGGACGACGGGCGGTTGAGGTCCACAATGGATGTTCCTCGGGACTTGAGGCCCGTGCTGGCCTCGGCGTTGCGGGCGACCCCGCACGCCGAAGAACCCGGCACCCTTCCGCACGCGACCGACAGGGCCGTCGCCGAAGCCGGTGCGCGGCTCGGACTGACCACCGCCACCGGCGCGCCGGGCTGGGAAGAGGTCTCGACCGCGCCGTTCGAGTCGTCCCGAGGTCTCCACGCGACCATCGGCCGCACCGGCGACGGACTGCTGCTCAGTGTCAAGGGCGCACCGGAGGAGGTGCTCTCCCGCTGCGACCTCGGAGGAAAGGCCCGCAAGCGCCTCGCGAGCAGGTTGCGGGCCCTCGCCGCGACGGGACACCGGGTGCTCGCCGTCGCCGAACGCCCGCTGAAGGACGTGATCGACCTGCGTGATCCCGATTCGGTGCGGGGTCTGGAGTTCCGGGGCTTCCTCGGGATCGCCGACCCGGTGCGCGACAGCGCGGCGCCTGCGGCGGCACGACTGCGCAGTGCGGGTGTGCAGATCGTGATGCTCACGGGCGATCACCCCGCGACGGGGGAGGCCATCGCCGCAGAGATCAGCGGGCACGACGATCTCACGGTGGTCACCGGCGCCGACCTCGACGAGCTGGACGAGGACGGGCTGCGCGAACTGCTGCCGAACGTCGATGTGATCGCGCGCTGCACGCCGGCTCACAAGGTCCGCATCGTGGAGGCGTACCGAGCGCTGGGCAAGACGGTCGCGATGACCGGTGACGGAGCCAACGACGCACCCGCCATCCGGCTGGCCGACGTCGGGATCGCCCTCGGTGAGCGGGGCACACCGGCGGCGAGGGCCGCGGCCGACCTCGTCGTGACCGACGACCGGCTCGAAACGATCATCGCGGCGCTGGTGGAGGGCCGCGCGATGTGGGCTTCGGTGCGTTCGGCGCTCGGCGTGCTCCTCGGCGGCAACCTCGGCGAGATCGCGTTCACGGTCCTCGGCGCCACCGTGTCGGGCCGCTCCCCGCTGGGCGCCCGTCAGTTGTTGCTGGTCAACATGCTGACCGATCTGGTGCCGTCGATGGCGATCGCGCTGCGCCGTCCGGATGGGGCGAGTGCGGAGACCTCGCTGGTGGAGGGTCCGGAGAGTTCGCTGGGCACACCGCTCTACCGTGAGATCGGGGTGCGTGCGGCAACGACGGCGGCCGGTGCCACCACCGCGTGGGCACTGGCCCGGATCACCGGGCGGAGGCAACGGGCGGGCACCGTGGCCCTCGCCGCACTCGTGGCGACGCAACTTGGTCAGACGCTCGTGACGGGGCGTCGCAACCCTTCGGTGGTCGCGAGCGGGGTGGGTTCGGCGGCCGTGCTGGCGGCGGTGATCCAGACGCCGGGGCTGAGCCAGTTCTTCGGCTGCACACCGCTGGGCCCCCTCGGCTGGGGCATCGCGTTGAGCAGCGCGACCGCGGCGACGGCGGCGGGCGCGTTCGCCGGAATGCGATAG
- a CDS encoding GntR family transcriptional regulator produces MLADIEPVNRESTASIIARQLRDAIMTGSLPPGTQLGETELASRFEVSRGPLREAMQRLVSEGLLRSEPHRGLFVIDLEPDDVHDIYWARSAIERAAAQRVVRGPQRERVADVLADAVTAMAEADEQDDPNALSEADLAFHEALIEASGSRRLVRMASTLLIETRMCLSALHNSYRRSYQGVDERIAEHNRIIEALRDGDEELLLALLEAHMEDAVRRLAPDKSLVTKQSD; encoded by the coding sequence ATGCTGGCCGACATCGAACCCGTCAACAGGGAGTCGACAGCGTCGATCATCGCCCGCCAACTCCGCGACGCGATCATGACCGGGTCCCTGCCACCGGGAACCCAGCTCGGCGAGACGGAGCTCGCGTCCCGGTTCGAGGTCTCGCGGGGCCCGCTGCGGGAGGCCATGCAACGGCTCGTCTCCGAAGGTCTGCTGCGCAGCGAACCGCACCGCGGCCTCTTCGTGATCGACCTCGAACCCGACGACGTGCACGACATCTACTGGGCACGATCCGCCATCGAACGAGCGGCGGCCCAGCGCGTCGTGCGAGGGCCACAGCGGGAGCGCGTCGCCGACGTGCTGGCCGACGCCGTCACCGCGATGGCGGAAGCCGACGAGCAGGACGACCCCAACGCGCTCAGTGAGGCCGATCTCGCCTTTCACGAGGCGCTCATCGAGGCGTCGGGCAGCAGGCGCCTCGTGCGCATGGCCAGCACGCTGCTCATCGAGACGAGGATGTGCCTCTCGGCGCTGCACAACTCCTACCGCCGCAGCTACCAGGGCGTTGACGAGCGGATCGCCGAACACAATCGGATCATCGAGGCCCTGCGCGACGGCGACGAGGAATTGCTGCTCGCGCTTCTGGAAGCCCACATGGAGGACGCCGTGCGGCGGCTTGCCCCCGACAAGAGTCTCGTGACGAAGCAGTCGGACTGA
- a CDS encoding maleate cis-trans isomerase family protein codes for MPQQDTAVSVGFIYPDHAAEHDYPYAEKLLGGAARLPVEHIYGTDLHAVPELLDLGSPARLSEGAAQLAGHSPAAVVWACTSGSFVYGWDGAHDQVEHLSRAAGGLPASSTSFAFVRAAEALGVRTVAVAASYPDDVADLFVDFLGRGGVEVVGMSSADIVTAAEVGRLSPDDVVELIVSRDRREADALLVPDTAMRTLALIDILEQRLGKPVLTANQVTVWEGLRLAGVTPGVPGLGTLFRRKGT; via the coding sequence TTGCCGCAGCAGGACACAGCCGTCTCGGTCGGTTTCATCTACCCCGACCACGCGGCGGAGCACGACTACCCGTACGCCGAGAAACTGCTCGGCGGCGCGGCGCGGCTGCCGGTCGAGCACATTTACGGAACCGATCTCCACGCGGTTCCCGAACTGCTCGACCTCGGAAGCCCTGCCCGGCTCTCCGAAGGGGCCGCGCAACTCGCGGGCCACAGCCCCGCAGCGGTCGTCTGGGCGTGCACCAGCGGCAGTTTCGTATACGGCTGGGACGGCGCGCACGACCAGGTCGAACACCTCTCGCGCGCCGCAGGCGGCCTTCCGGCCTCCAGCACCTCCTTCGCGTTCGTCAGGGCGGCCGAAGCTCTCGGTGTGCGCACCGTCGCGGTCGCGGCCAGCTACCCTGACGACGTCGCGGACCTTTTCGTCGATTTCCTCGGGCGCGGTGGCGTGGAAGTCGTCGGCATGTCGAGCGCCGACATCGTCACGGCAGCCGAGGTCGGCAGGCTCTCCCCCGACGACGTGGTTGAGCTGATCGTCAGCCGCGACCGGCGAGAGGCCGACGCCCTGCTCGTGCCTGACACAGCCATGCGCACGCTCGCGCTGATCGACATCCTCGAACAGCGCCTCGGCAAGCCGGTGCTGACGGCCAACCAGGTGACCGTGTGGGAAGGTCTACGGCTCGCCGGTGTCACCCCCGGCGTGCCCGGCCTGGGCACGCTGTTCCGAAGGAAAGGCACGTAA
- a CDS encoding maleate cis-trans isomerase family protein: MDFAALDIPSFDGPLAQRGIGVIAPFDLALERELWRWVPMEVSLHLARTPYEPVPVSMEMAHLVSNSAHLAAATRDVLHVEPEVVAYLCTSGSFVNGVGAEQSLRKVICDAGAPEAVTTSGALAEVLRQLDLRRISVLTPYDADLTARLHDFLGELDVDTVSSDHLGLGGGIWKVSYRTIAERILAADHSEAEAIFISCTNLPTYDVIDPLEEALGKPVLTANQLTMWACLRRMKLPIVGPGRWLREVT, translated from the coding sequence TTGGATTTCGCAGCACTCGACATCCCCTCGTTCGACGGTCCGCTCGCCCAGCGCGGCATCGGCGTGATCGCCCCGTTCGACCTCGCCCTCGAACGGGAGCTGTGGCGCTGGGTGCCGATGGAGGTCTCACTCCACCTCGCCCGCACCCCGTACGAGCCCGTTCCGGTCAGCATGGAGATGGCCCACCTGGTCAGCAACTCGGCACACCTCGCCGCGGCAACGCGCGACGTACTTCACGTCGAACCCGAGGTGGTCGCCTACCTGTGCACGTCGGGCAGTTTCGTCAACGGGGTCGGAGCCGAACAGTCGCTCCGCAAGGTCATCTGTGACGCCGGCGCGCCGGAGGCGGTCACCACATCCGGTGCGCTCGCCGAGGTCCTGCGGCAGCTCGACCTGCGCCGGATCTCCGTGCTCACACCCTACGACGCCGACCTCACCGCACGGCTGCACGACTTTCTCGGCGAGCTGGACGTGGACACCGTGTCCAGTGACCACCTCGGCCTCGGCGGCGGCATCTGGAAGGTCAGCTACCGCACCATCGCCGAGCGCATCCTCGCCGCCGACCACTCCGAAGCCGAGGCGATTTTCATCAGCTGCACGAATCTGCCCACCTACGACGTCATCGATCCGCTGGAGGAAGCCCTCGGCAAGCCGGTGCTCACGGCGAACCAGCTCACGATGTGGGCCTGCCTGCGGCGAATGAAGCTGCCGATCGTGGGGCCGGGTCGCTGGCTACGCGAAGTTACCTGA
- a CDS encoding D-2-hydroxyacid dehydrogenase — MEPIESVASVRYADAGELPSALRGADALFVYDFLSKAVPGAWHAADRLRWLHIASAGVDPVMFPELRDSDVVLTNSRGVFDAAIAEYVLGLVIAFAKDFAGSLRLQQQRTWRHRETERVAGTSALVVGTGPIGRAIARLLRAVGMRVAGAGRSARQADPDFGDVVASDDLARHLPGFDVVVAVAPLTEHTRGMFDAGAFAAMREGARFVNVGRGELVVTADLVSALREGRLSGAALDVFEQEPLPPESPLWTMENVLVSAHMSGDVVGWRNALVELFADNFARWCDGRPLRNVVDKHLGYVPSSR; from the coding sequence ATGGAGCCCATCGAAAGCGTGGCATCGGTTCGTTACGCGGACGCCGGAGAATTACCCTCGGCGCTCCGGGGCGCGGACGCGCTGTTCGTCTACGACTTCCTCTCGAAAGCGGTGCCTGGCGCGTGGCATGCCGCGGATCGGCTGCGCTGGCTGCACATCGCCAGCGCGGGTGTGGACCCGGTGATGTTCCCCGAACTCCGCGACAGCGATGTCGTGCTCACCAACTCCAGGGGCGTCTTCGACGCCGCGATCGCCGAGTACGTTCTCGGGCTGGTGATCGCGTTCGCCAAGGACTTCGCCGGTTCGCTGCGTCTTCAGCAGCAGCGCACCTGGCGGCATCGTGAGACGGAGCGGGTCGCGGGGACGTCGGCCCTCGTCGTGGGCACAGGCCCCATCGGGAGGGCCATCGCACGACTGCTGAGAGCGGTCGGCATGCGGGTGGCCGGTGCGGGGCGCAGTGCCAGGCAGGCCGATCCCGACTTCGGAGACGTCGTCGCGTCGGACGACCTCGCCCGGCACCTTCCCGGCTTCGACGTCGTCGTCGCCGTCGCGCCGCTGACCGAACACACCAGAGGCATGTTCGACGCGGGCGCCTTCGCGGCGATGCGCGAAGGCGCCCGCTTCGTCAACGTCGGTCGTGGCGAACTGGTCGTCACAGCCGACCTCGTTTCGGCCCTGCGCGAAGGGCGCCTCTCCGGCGCGGCGCTCGATGTGTTCGAGCAGGAGCCACTCCCTCCTGAAAGTCCGTTGTGGACGATGGAGAACGTTCTGGTCTCCGCGCACATGTCCGGCGACGTGGTCGGCTGGCGCAACGCGCTCGTCGAACTCTTCGCCGACAACTTCGCCCGCTGGTGTGATGGCAGGCCCCTACGCAATGTCGTCGATAAACACCTCGGCTATGTACCCTCGTCACGCTGA
- a CDS encoding amidase — MPSIPSTSMLTASELVAAYSSGELSPVDATRAALDVIAEVDSDYRAFTLVDPEVALDAARGSEERWREGNPIGWLDGVPASVKDMFLTQGWPTLRGSLCIDRDQAWEVDSPVTARMREHGLVLLGKTTTPELAWKAVTDSPLDGITRNPWNPALTPGGSSGGSAVAVSTGMGELSVGTDGGGSVRIPASFCGVVGFKPTGGRIPLYPASPFGALSHAGPIARSVDDVALLLDVLATPDHRDPSALPPPPATYREAVRRDVRGLRAAYSADLGYVDVDPEIARIVVSLVAKLGEAGLTVEDADPGFGDPLDAFGVLWSTGAAKWLDSFPPGSADDVDPGLREVWERGRTYSASDYLEANAERAALGIHMGEFHTRYDVLLTPTVPIAPFEVGHDVPPGSGLGSWPEWTRFTYPFNMTQQPAITVPAGFTSKGLPVGLQIVGPRHSDDLVLAVAKLAEEINPWPTDRPASPRL, encoded by the coding sequence ATGCCCAGCATCCCCAGCACCTCCATGCTGACCGCGAGCGAACTCGTCGCCGCGTACTCGTCAGGTGAACTGTCGCCCGTCGATGCGACACGGGCCGCGCTCGACGTGATCGCCGAGGTCGATTCCGACTACCGGGCTTTCACTCTCGTGGACCCCGAGGTGGCGCTCGACGCGGCCAGAGGTTCCGAGGAGCGGTGGCGCGAGGGCAATCCCATCGGATGGCTCGACGGCGTCCCCGCGTCGGTCAAAGACATGTTCCTCACCCAGGGCTGGCCGACGCTGCGCGGGTCGCTGTGCATCGATCGCGACCAGGCGTGGGAGGTGGACAGCCCGGTGACCGCGCGGATGCGCGAACACGGTCTCGTGCTGCTGGGCAAGACCACGACGCCCGAGCTGGCCTGGAAGGCCGTGACCGACAGCCCGCTCGACGGCATCACCCGCAATCCGTGGAACCCCGCGCTGACCCCGGGAGGGTCGAGCGGCGGGAGCGCGGTGGCGGTGTCCACCGGCATGGGCGAGTTGTCGGTCGGTACGGACGGCGGTGGATCGGTGCGGATTCCCGCCTCGTTCTGCGGTGTCGTCGGGTTCAAACCCACCGGAGGCCGCATCCCGCTCTATCCGGCGAGCCCGTTCGGCGCGCTGTCGCACGCGGGGCCGATCGCTCGCTCGGTTGACGACGTCGCACTGCTGCTCGACGTGCTCGCCACACCGGACCACCGCGATCCCTCGGCGCTTCCCCCGCCGCCCGCCACCTACCGTGAGGCCGTCCGTCGTGACGTGCGTGGCCTGCGCGCGGCGTACTCGGCCGATCTCGGCTACGTCGATGTCGATCCGGAGATCGCGCGCATCGTCGTGTCGCTCGTGGCGAAGCTCGGAGAGGCCGGGTTGACGGTCGAGGACGCCGATCCCGGTTTCGGCGATCCGCTGGACGCGTTCGGGGTGCTGTGGTCAACGGGAGCGGCGAAGTGGCTCGACTCGTTCCCTCCCGGTTCAGCGGACGACGTCGATCCCGGCCTGCGAGAGGTGTGGGAGCGGGGCCGTACCTACTCGGCGAGCGACTACCTCGAAGCCAACGCCGAGCGGGCTGCGCTCGGAATCCACATGGGCGAGTTCCACACGCGCTACGACGTGCTGCTGACTCCGACCGTGCCGATCGCACCGTTCGAGGTGGGGCACGACGTGCCTCCCGGCAGCGGCCTCGGAAGCTGGCCGGAGTGGACGCGCTTCACCTACCCGTTCAACATGACGCAGCAGCCCGCGATCACCGTGCCTGCCGGATTCACCTCGAAGGGCCTTCCCGTCGGCCTGCAGATCGTGGGGCCCCGTCACTCCGACGACCTCGTGCTTGCCGTGGCCAAGCTCGCCGAGGAGATCAACCCGTGGCCGACCGACAGGCCGGCGAGCCCCCGGCTCTGA
- a CDS encoding thiamine pyrophosphate-binding protein — MTGARSLVKTLAELGVEVVFGLPGSHGLPIWDALADASAGTAAGIRLIGVRHEQAAAHAADGYARVAGSLGVALVTTGPGAVNALRAVGEAMASASPVLVLATEVRAPQRPQGAARGSHRDVGEQESLFAPLTKATFTVGHPDEIASVVREAARIATRPQSGPVYVGVPAGFLGDPVEVREDTGRPVEPELPLPASEDVERAREALLAARSPLIWAGGGALRSGAGDAVGVLAERLAAPIITTFTARGIVPPDHPCLASNPVHAPEVGALWDEADVVLAIGTDFDGAMTQNWRMPQPPHLIAVNVDAEDAAKYYPPDSLLLGDARQVVEALSLGIPSKPGLDELTRRLDDIEVRVRRRVRKEEPHAAEFLSALKETLPEGSVLVTDMCVAGYWIGGFHRVSGPRQLALPMGWGTVGFGFPASLGVAATGAVRAVCVTGDGGFLPACAELATAIQDALPVTVVIVDDGGYGMLGYGQDAGFGYAGVDLATPDFVGLAKSFGVHADRVDGFGRAFRRLLREFTRTEEPNVLVVGAELRPPLNTSARWYRREERTIGTKYRKGRHHDDHS, encoded by the coding sequence ATGACCGGTGCGCGCAGCCTTGTGAAGACCCTGGCCGAACTCGGGGTTGAGGTCGTGTTCGGGCTGCCGGGATCGCACGGTCTGCCGATCTGGGATGCGCTGGCGGACGCCAGCGCCGGCACCGCCGCTGGTATCCGGCTCATCGGTGTGCGGCACGAACAAGCCGCGGCCCACGCAGCCGACGGCTACGCCAGGGTGGCAGGCTCGCTCGGTGTCGCCCTCGTGACGACGGGGCCCGGCGCGGTGAATGCCTTGCGCGCGGTCGGGGAGGCGATGGCGTCGGCGTCTCCCGTACTGGTGCTCGCCACCGAGGTACGTGCGCCACAGCGGCCGCAGGGGGCGGCGCGTGGTTCCCACCGCGACGTCGGTGAGCAGGAGTCGTTGTTCGCGCCGTTGACGAAGGCGACGTTCACGGTGGGCCACCCGGACGAGATCGCGTCCGTGGTTCGGGAAGCCGCGAGGATCGCGACGCGCCCGCAGAGCGGTCCCGTGTACGTCGGGGTCCCTGCCGGTTTCCTCGGGGACCCGGTGGAGGTGCGGGAGGACACCGGTCGTCCGGTCGAGCCGGAGTTGCCGCTACCGGCGAGCGAGGACGTCGAGCGAGCGCGGGAGGCCCTCCTCGCGGCAAGGTCCCCGCTGATCTGGGCCGGTGGCGGCGCGCTGCGGTCGGGGGCGGGTGACGCCGTCGGCGTGCTCGCCGAACGACTCGCCGCGCCGATCATCACCACGTTCACCGCTCGCGGCATCGTGCCGCCCGATCATCCGTGTCTGGCGTCCAACCCGGTACACGCACCCGAGGTCGGTGCGCTCTGGGACGAGGCTGACGTCGTGCTCGCGATCGGCACCGACTTCGACGGCGCGATGACGCAGAACTGGCGTATGCCGCAGCCACCGCATCTCATCGCGGTCAACGTGGACGCCGAGGACGCGGCGAAGTACTACCCCCCGGATTCGCTGTTGCTCGGCGATGCACGGCAGGTGGTGGAAGCGTTGTCGCTGGGCATTCCGTCGAAACCGGGTCTCGACGAGCTGACGCGCAGGCTCGACGACATCGAGGTCAGGGTGCGCAGGCGGGTGCGCAAGGAGGAGCCGCACGCCGCCGAGTTTCTCTCGGCGCTGAAGGAGACACTCCCCGAAGGGTCCGTGCTGGTTACGGACATGTGTGTCGCCGGGTACTGGATCGGCGGCTTCCACCGGGTGTCGGGGCCGAGGCAGCTCGCGCTGCCGATGGGCTGGGGCACGGTGGGATTCGGTTTCCCCGCGTCGCTGGGTGTGGCGGCCACGGGTGCGGTCCGCGCGGTGTGTGTGACGGGTGACGGCGGGTTCCTGCCCGCGTGCGCGGAGTTGGCGACAGCGATCCAGGACGCACTGCCCGTCACCGTGGTGATCGTCGATGACGGCGGTTACGGCATGCTGGGCTACGGCCAGGACGCGGGGTTCGGATATGCCGGAGTCGATCTTGCGACACCGGATTTCGTGGGACTCGCCAAGTCGTTCGGCGTCCACGCCGATCGCGTTGACGGGTTCGGCAGGGCGTTCCGGCGGCTGCTGAGGGAGTTCACGCGCACGGAGGAACCGAACGTGCTCGTGGTCGGCGCGGAGCTGCGCCCTCCGTTGAACACGTCGGCCCGCTGGTATCGGCGGGAGGAGCGCACGATCGGGACGAAGTACCGGAAAGGACGGCACCATGACGACCACAGCTGA